Proteins encoded in a region of the Halodesulfovibrio marinisediminis DSM 17456 genome:
- a CDS encoding AraC family transcriptional regulator, with product MNAHDRIRRALDYIEQHLDESISLAMLAEQSMYAPHHFHHVFRGIIGEGVAEYQRRLKLQRAASALLYSNRQIINIALQAGYNSQEAFTRAFKRWCGYTPKYYRKWAPKHELLSGEMLMNTKHSLLEKHNLTVEVRTLPTMHVASVRYTGDYNGCGQAHEELCVWADKHNLFNTPSQLLGLCYDDPKATPAEKCRYDACIVIPESLDITNGPEKREIAGGRYATIIHKGSYETLYITYAALFGEWLPQSGEELLETPSIQVYLNNIDDTPPDELRTEIRVALK from the coding sequence ATGAACGCACATGATCGCATCCGTCGCGCATTAGATTACATCGAACAGCATTTGGACGAGTCAATATCCTTAGCCATGCTTGCAGAGCAAAGCATGTACGCACCGCATCACTTTCATCACGTATTTCGAGGCATCATAGGTGAAGGAGTTGCAGAGTACCAGCGTCGCTTAAAACTACAACGAGCCGCCAGTGCGCTATTGTACAGCAACAGGCAAATTATCAATATTGCTCTACAGGCAGGATACAACTCGCAGGAAGCGTTTACCCGTGCATTCAAACGTTGGTGTGGCTACACTCCCAAGTATTACAGGAAGTGGGCGCCGAAACATGAATTATTATCAGGAGAAATGCTTATGAACACCAAGCACAGCTTACTAGAAAAACACAACTTAACGGTAGAAGTACGCACCTTGCCTACTATGCATGTCGCAAGCGTTAGATATACTGGAGACTACAACGGTTGCGGACAAGCACATGAAGAATTGTGCGTATGGGCTGACAAACACAACCTGTTCAATACCCCATCACAACTTTTAGGGCTTTGCTACGATGACCCTAAGGCTACTCCAGCTGAAAAATGTCGGTACGACGCCTGTATAGTTATACCGGAATCTTTAGATATTACTAACGGGCCTGAAAAAAGAGAAATTGCAGGGGGACGTTATGCAACAATTATTCATAAAGGTTCCTACGAAACTCTATACATAACCTATGCCGCCTTATTTGGTGAATGGCTACCTCAATCGGGTGAAGAGTTGCTTGAAACGCCCAGCATTCAGGTGTATTTAAACAACATCGATGACACTCCACCTGATGAATTACGTACTGAAATCCGTGTTGCGCTAAAGTAA
- a CDS encoding LysE family transporter, with amino-acid sequence MAIDLPAFLSFMVITTFTPGPNNISSASMGMQYGYKKSVTYLFGIMSGFFLIMLLCAFLTRSLLVVLPHAEQYLRWIGSAYILWLAYSIAKSNSSLSQNEVPPQAFIKGFALQLVNPKVAVYGVTIFSTFLVSIVGRMDYLIFFAMILALNCFAAISTWALFGATIRNKLKHDSFRKGVNYTLAALLVYTAISLSGFWA; translated from the coding sequence ATGGCTATAGATTTGCCGGCTTTTTTGTCATTTATGGTAATTACGACATTTACCCCAGGGCCTAATAATATTTCTAGTGCATCAATGGGAATGCAGTATGGCTACAAAAAATCTGTGACTTATTTGTTTGGCATCATGTCAGGTTTTTTCCTTATAATGCTGTTATGTGCCTTTTTGACGCGTTCTCTTTTAGTTGTATTGCCCCATGCAGAGCAATACCTGAGGTGGATTGGTTCCGCCTATATTCTGTGGCTGGCCTATTCGATTGCAAAGTCCAATTCGTCGCTTTCTCAAAATGAAGTTCCTCCTCAGGCATTCATTAAGGGCTTTGCTTTACAGCTGGTTAATCCAAAGGTGGCCGTGTATGGTGTGACGATTTTTTCGACGTTCTTAGTCTCTATTGTCGGACGTATGGATTATCTTATATTTTTTGCCATGATCTTGGCCTTGAATTGTTTTGCTGCAATTTCAACGTGGGCATTGTTTGGGGCGACTATTAGGAATAAGTTAAAGCATGATTCTTTCAGGAAGGGCGTTAACTACACATTAGCTGCGCTGCTTGTATACACGGCAATTTCATTGTCAGGTTTCTGGGCATAA
- the hrpB gene encoding ATP-dependent helicase HrpB, with protein MQTNFFDNLSPLPIDSSLSEIVSTLAKSPNCVLHAPPGAGKTTRVPLALLKKFHLDEKKIIMLEPRRLAARTAAARLANTLGEQVGKTIGYRIKNDTKISSETKIEVVTEGVLTRIIQNDPELSAYSCIIFDEFHERSIHADLGLALAIEIQEALRDDLRILVMSATLDTQEVATLLGDCPIISSKGKSYPVTIKHVPLPQMVASRIDQNIPALLTHIAKTIQYAIANDEGSILVFLPGAGEIKRVADMLQSTLPPDVDIAPLYGNLPQRQQDEAILPAKTGRRKVVLATSIAETSLTIEGIRIVIDSGLSRSSRFSPATGMNRLVTETVSIAAATQRTGRAGRLESGICYRLWSEVQENSFRAFASPEIKEADLAPLSLELAQWGACGENGVHALAWLDTPPTSSYRQALTLLQQLGTLNTDFSITDHGKAVAALPLHPRLAHMIISAHLNGYGRTACTLAAVLSERAKGTDLRHLIEQANSNQGISKTAQHLCKLLNIPSTEKLDSDKTGASLALAYPDRIGKLRDNSRTEYKLTNGRRAQLTEESPLAGTPFIVVAELNDAHATSRIWQCAPIDFDDIHTLFHNEIQERSRVEWDERNASVSTLQTEQLGDLILSQQSSTEASEEQILSALLDGIRTLGIDALPWTKEATRLRERLAFMHIHSQQLTSTADCYEWPDVSNKALLNSLETWLAPYLAGMRKKADLRKLDLETILLSSLEWAQQTALQKLAPSHFTVPSGSNIRIDYSDPTSPVLPVKLQEMFGATQTPSIANGKVSLTVHLLSPAGRPLQVTRDLISFWENGYPSVRSEMRGRYPKHPWPDNPLTAEPTRKTKRALQNQ; from the coding sequence ATGCAAACAAACTTTTTTGACAATCTTTCGCCTCTTCCTATCGATTCAAGCTTGTCCGAGATTGTTTCGACTCTTGCTAAGTCCCCGAATTGCGTACTCCACGCACCTCCCGGTGCAGGTAAAACAACACGAGTTCCACTTGCGTTGTTAAAAAAATTTCATCTAGACGAAAAAAAAATCATCATGCTCGAACCAAGACGCCTTGCAGCACGAACTGCAGCCGCACGTCTTGCAAACACACTTGGAGAGCAAGTAGGCAAAACTATTGGATATCGTATTAAAAACGATACAAAAATATCTTCTGAAACAAAAATTGAAGTCGTCACAGAAGGCGTTCTCACACGGATTATTCAAAATGACCCAGAACTTTCCGCATATTCTTGTATCATTTTTGATGAATTCCACGAACGAAGTATCCATGCTGATTTAGGCTTAGCCCTTGCGATAGAAATTCAAGAAGCACTTCGCGACGACCTGCGTATTCTTGTCATGTCCGCAACACTCGACACACAGGAAGTAGCAACTCTGCTAGGCGATTGTCCGATTATCAGCAGTAAAGGAAAAAGTTATCCTGTAACAATCAAGCATGTACCATTGCCGCAAATGGTTGCATCCCGCATAGATCAAAATATACCTGCACTGCTTACTCACATAGCGAAGACCATTCAATACGCTATTGCAAACGATGAAGGTAGTATTCTAGTTTTTCTACCCGGTGCAGGGGAAATCAAACGCGTAGCCGATATGCTTCAGTCCACCCTGCCGCCTGATGTAGATATTGCCCCGCTTTACGGCAATCTGCCACAGCGTCAACAAGACGAAGCTATTCTTCCAGCCAAGACAGGGCGCAGGAAAGTGGTACTCGCCACATCCATTGCAGAAACCTCTCTCACCATTGAAGGTATCCGCATTGTTATCGACAGCGGATTATCACGATCTTCACGTTTCTCTCCAGCCACTGGCATGAACAGACTCGTTACAGAAACTGTTTCCATTGCAGCCGCTACGCAGCGCACAGGACGAGCCGGACGTTTAGAAAGCGGAATCTGCTACCGTCTCTGGTCAGAAGTTCAAGAAAATTCATTCCGTGCATTTGCCTCACCTGAGATTAAAGAAGCCGATCTTGCCCCACTATCACTTGAACTTGCCCAATGGGGAGCATGCGGTGAAAATGGCGTGCATGCACTTGCGTGGCTGGACACGCCCCCTACCAGCAGTTACCGCCAAGCCCTCACACTTCTTCAGCAGCTTGGAACACTCAACACAGATTTTTCAATCACAGATCACGGCAAAGCTGTTGCTGCTCTTCCGTTGCATCCACGGCTTGCGCATATGATCATCTCAGCACATCTCAATGGATACGGACGCACTGCCTGTACCCTTGCCGCTGTCCTTTCTGAAAGAGCCAAGGGAACTGATTTGAGGCATCTCATTGAACAAGCCAATTCTAATCAAGGTATTTCCAAGACAGCACAACACCTTTGCAAGCTATTGAATATTCCCTCAACAGAAAAGCTTGATTCTGACAAGACAGGTGCCAGTCTCGCACTCGCCTACCCAGATCGCATAGGCAAATTGCGCGACAACAGTCGCACTGAATACAAACTTACAAACGGACGCCGCGCACAGCTTACAGAAGAAAGCCCACTTGCAGGCACACCTTTTATTGTTGTTGCAGAACTAAACGATGCACACGCGACCAGCCGTATCTGGCAGTGCGCCCCAATCGATTTTGATGATATCCACACTTTGTTCCACAATGAGATTCAAGAACGGAGCCGAGTTGAATGGGATGAGAGAAACGCATCTGTTTCAACATTACAAACAGAACAACTTGGCGACCTAATTCTCTCGCAGCAGTCATCAACGGAGGCGTCAGAAGAACAAATTCTTTCTGCCCTGCTTGATGGCATCCGCACGCTTGGCATTGACGCCCTGCCTTGGACAAAAGAAGCCACACGTCTACGCGAACGTCTTGCGTTCATGCATATCCACTCGCAGCAGCTTACTTCTACTGCCGACTGTTACGAGTGGCCTGATGTATCAAACAAAGCACTGCTCAACTCCCTTGAAACTTGGTTGGCTCCATACCTCGCTGGGATGCGTAAAAAAGCCGATCTTCGCAAGCTAGATCTCGAAACAATTCTGCTTTCTTCATTAGAATGGGCACAACAAACAGCACTACAAAAACTGGCTCCGTCTCATTTCACGGTGCCATCCGGTTCTAACATCCGCATAGACTATAGTGACCCTACATCACCGGTGCTGCCAGTGAAACTTCAAGAAATGTTCGGTGCAACACAAACACCGTCCATTGCTAACGGGAAGGTTTCGCTAACTGTCCATTTGCTCTCACCAGCCGGAAGACCGTTACAGGTAACACGCGACCTCATTTCTTTCTGGGAAAACGGGTACCCTTCTGTACGGTCTGAAATGCGCGGCAGATATCCCAAACATCCGTGGCCTGATAATCCGCTCACAGCAGAGCCTACTCGCAAGACCAAAAGAGCCTTACAGAACCAGTAA
- a CDS encoding formate--tetrahydrofolate ligase yields MASVETEHKTLDPKNHADWEVAQDAEKRMKTIYAIADEMGLTEKELLPYGHYMGKIDYRAVLKRLENKPNGKYINVTAITPTPLGEGKSTTTIGLVQGLGKRGKKSSAAIRQPSGGPTMGVKGSAAGGGRSQCIPLTPFSLGFTGDINSIMNAHNLAMVALTSRMQHERNYDDEKLEKLSGMKRLDIDSTRVEMGWVIDFCCQALRNVIIGIDGVNGQRDGYMMRSKFDIAVSSEVMAILAVAKDLRDLRERMSKIILAYDKKGNPLTTKDFEVDGAMTAWIVEAVNPNLIQTLEGQPVIVHAGPFANIAIGQSSIIADQVGLKLSEYHVTESGFGADIGYEKFWNLKCHYSGLKPDAAVVVATIRALKCHGGAPVPAPGKPLPEEYNTENVEWVAKGCDNLLHHVNIVKKSGVSPVVCINAFVTDTDAEIAKVRELCEAAGARVAVSRHWELGGEGALELADAVIAACEDETEFTPLYTWDMPARERIERVATEVYGADGVDYSVEALRKLKAIEADPKASELGMCMVKSHLSLSDIPTKKGVPTGWRLTIRDVLVFGGAGFFVPVAGAISLMPGTGSNPSFRRIDVDPDTGQVKGLF; encoded by the coding sequence ATGGCCTCTGTAGAAACAGAACATAAGACCTTGGATCCTAAAAATCATGCTGACTGGGAAGTTGCCCAGGATGCTGAAAAACGGATGAAGACCATCTACGCCATTGCTGACGAGATGGGACTCACAGAAAAAGAGCTTCTTCCGTATGGGCACTACATGGGTAAAATTGATTACCGTGCAGTACTCAAACGCCTTGAGAACAAGCCTAACGGCAAGTACATTAACGTAACCGCAATTACTCCTACCCCGCTTGGTGAAGGTAAGTCCACAACGACTATCGGTCTTGTGCAGGGGCTTGGTAAGCGCGGTAAAAAATCTTCTGCTGCTATCCGTCAGCCATCTGGCGGCCCTACCATGGGTGTAAAAGGTTCAGCAGCTGGTGGCGGACGCTCTCAGTGTATTCCGCTCACACCTTTCTCTTTAGGTTTTACCGGCGACATTAACTCCATCATGAATGCGCATAACCTTGCGATGGTAGCCCTTACCTCCCGCATGCAGCATGAGCGCAACTATGATGACGAGAAGCTGGAAAAACTCTCCGGCATGAAACGTCTTGATATTGATTCTACCCGTGTTGAAATGGGCTGGGTAATCGACTTCTGCTGTCAGGCATTGCGCAATGTTATTATCGGCATTGACGGTGTGAACGGACAGCGTGACGGCTACATGATGCGCTCAAAATTTGATATTGCTGTTTCCTCTGAAGTAATGGCTATTCTTGCTGTTGCTAAGGACTTGCGTGATCTTCGTGAGCGCATGTCTAAAATCATTCTTGCCTACGATAAAAAAGGAAACCCGCTTACCACAAAAGACTTCGAAGTTGACGGTGCTATGACCGCATGGATTGTAGAAGCTGTTAACCCTAACCTTATCCAGACTCTGGAAGGACAGCCTGTTATTGTTCATGCGGGTCCGTTTGCAAACATCGCAATTGGTCAGTCCTCCATTATTGCGGATCAGGTTGGTCTGAAACTTTCTGAATATCACGTAACTGAGTCCGGCTTCGGTGCGGACATCGGTTATGAAAAGTTCTGGAACTTAAAGTGTCACTATTCTGGTCTTAAGCCGGATGCAGCAGTTGTTGTTGCAACTATCCGTGCTCTTAAGTGTCACGGTGGTGCTCCGGTTCCGGCTCCAGGTAAGCCGCTTCCTGAAGAATATAACACTGAGAATGTAGAATGGGTGGCAAAAGGTTGTGATAACCTGCTGCACCACGTTAATATCGTTAAAAAATCCGGTGTATCCCCTGTGGTGTGTATTAACGCATTTGTGACTGATACTGATGCGGAAATTGCGAAAGTGCGCGAGCTTTGTGAGGCTGCCGGTGCACGCGTTGCAGTTTCCAGACATTGGGAACTCGGTGGCGAGGGGGCATTGGAGCTGGCAGATGCAGTAATTGCAGCCTGTGAAGATGAAACTGAGTTTACACCACTCTATACTTGGGATATGCCTGCACGCGAACGTATTGAGCGGGTAGCTACCGAAGTATATGGGGCTGATGGTGTAGATTATTCTGTTGAAGCACTTCGGAAGCTGAAGGCTATTGAAGCTGATCCTAAAGCAAGTGAGCTTGGCATGTGTATGGTTAAGAGTCACTTGTCGCTTTCCGATATTCCTACAAAGAAAGGTGTTCCAACTGGCTGGCGTCTTACCATTCGTGATGTTCTTGTCTTCGGTGGCGCAGGATTCTTTGTTCCGGTAGCAGGTGCTATTTCACTTATGCCGGGCACAGGTTCTAACCCGTCATTTAGAAGAATCGATGTTGATCCTGACACCGGACAGGTTAAAGGGTTGTTCTAG
- the folD gene encoding bifunctional methylenetetrahydrofolate dehydrogenase/methenyltetrahydrofolate cyclohydrolase FolD, which yields MSAEIISGTQMRAAILEELRGEVAAIKEKYGTVPGLVTILVGENPASVSYVTLKVKTALDLGFHEIQDNQPEDITEDELLALIEKYNNDPSIHGILVQLPLPKHIDEEKVITAIDPDKDVDGFHPVNLGRMVIGDTKGFLPCTPAGIQEMIVRSGTETSGAEVVVVGRSNIVGKPISIMMGQKGVGANSTVTMVHTRTKDLEAHCKRADILIVAAGVPNLVKPEWIKPGATVIDVGVNRIGTAPSGKALLSGDVEFDKAKEIAGKITPVPGGVGPMTIAMLMKNTVASAWRHLGAA from the coding sequence ATGAGTGCTGAAATTATCAGTGGAACCCAGATGCGCGCAGCAATTCTTGAAGAACTGCGCGGAGAAGTAGCGGCTATTAAAGAAAAATACGGTACCGTTCCAGGTCTCGTAACTATTCTTGTCGGGGAAAATCCGGCTTCCGTAAGCTATGTGACCCTTAAAGTGAAGACTGCACTCGACCTCGGTTTTCACGAAATTCAGGATAACCAGCCTGAAGACATTACTGAAGATGAGCTGCTTGCGCTTATCGAAAAGTACAACAACGACCCTTCCATTCACGGCATCTTAGTTCAGTTGCCGCTTCCAAAGCACATTGATGAAGAAAAAGTCATCACTGCGATTGATCCAGACAAAGACGTTGACGGATTCCACCCTGTAAACCTTGGCCGTATGGTTATTGGTGATACAAAAGGCTTCCTTCCATGTACTCCTGCGGGTATTCAGGAAATGATCGTGCGTTCCGGTACGGAAACAAGCGGTGCGGAAGTTGTGGTGGTTGGTCGCTCCAATATTGTTGGTAAGCCTATTTCCATTATGATGGGACAGAAAGGCGTGGGTGCCAACAGTACTGTGACTATGGTACATACACGCACTAAGGACTTGGAAGCACACTGCAAGCGTGCAGATATCCTTATCGTTGCGGCGGGTGTTCCAAATCTCGTTAAACCGGAATGGATTAAACCGGGTGCAACCGTAATCGATGTTGGTGTTAATCGCATCGGTACTGCACCATCCGGCAAGGCGCTGTTAAGCGGCGATGTCGAGTTCGACAAAGCAAAAGAAATTGCTGGGAAAATTACTCCGGTTCCCGGGGGCGTAGGACCAATGACAATCGCTATGCTTATGAAAAATACTGTCGCCTCAGCATGGCGCCACCTTGGGGCCGCGTAA
- a CDS encoding NADH-quinone oxidoreductase subunit NuoE family protein, producing MSCCSEEISQEMWKEVDGVIQRHKETPGALITVLREAQDIVGWFPQVLIEYIAKGMNIPSSDVFGVVSFYSLFSLKPKGRHSIKVCTGTACYVKGAREVIGRISGEFGVAEGETTEDRRFDLEGVRCVGACGLAPAMVVDGEVHGDVTADSVLKILKKYS from the coding sequence ATGAGTTGCTGCAGTGAAGAAATTTCTCAGGAGATGTGGAAAGAGGTAGACGGCGTTATTCAACGGCACAAAGAAACTCCCGGAGCACTTATTACTGTACTTCGTGAGGCGCAGGATATTGTGGGTTGGTTTCCACAGGTGCTTATTGAATATATCGCGAAGGGAATGAATATTCCTTCAAGTGATGTGTTCGGCGTTGTTTCTTTTTATTCTCTTTTCTCTCTCAAGCCGAAAGGGCGCCATTCCATTAAAGTGTGTACCGGTACCGCTTGTTATGTAAAAGGTGCTCGTGAAGTTATTGGTCGAATTTCCGGTGAGTTCGGCGTTGCTGAAGGGGAAACAACAGAGGATAGGCGCTTTGACCTAGAAGGTGTCCGCTGTGTCGGCGCTTGCGGTTTGGCTCCTGCAATGGTTGTTGATGGTGAAGTGCACGGTGATGTGACTGCCGATTCCGTTTTGAAAATCTTAAAAAAGTATTCTTAA
- the nuoF gene encoding NADH-quinone oxidoreductase subunit NuoF, which translates to MTITPQNLKELQQEYAARLSEPSVRHLFICGGTGCHATGSLKVKAALHEEIEKHGLEDTVRIVETGCNGFCALGPLMVVHPDNVFYQKMTRDDVAEIVSEHLVNNNPIERLMYKDPQSKKRVPLFSDIPFFALQKPWTLRNKGIINPESIEDYIGREGYIGLTKALLEMQPSEIIDEMKASGIRGRGGAGFPTGMKWSFAAQNDSDMKYVLCNADEGDPGAFMDRSILEADPHAVLEGMTIAARAINATEGYIYCRSEYPLAIKRVQIAIDQAREMGLLGENILGTDFSFDIFIYQGAGAFVCGEETALMRSIEGKRGMPIPRPPFPAAQGLWKKPTILNNVETLANVAQIMVNGGKWYSSVGTENSKGTKVFALSGDVNNIGLVEVPMGTSLRSIVYDIGGGIPKKRKLKAVQLGGPSGGCIPEKYMDVVVDYEEIAKVGAIMGSGGVIVMDDKTCMVDMARFFLEFIQEESCGKCTPCREGTRRQLEILERICEGHGKPEDIALIEELSGMITSSALCGLGQTASNPVLSVLRHFRDEFEAHIYEKKCPAKRCPALVDFKVSEERCKKCGKCASVCPVGAVEWKKKEVAKINTELCVQCMSCYTACPFDAID; encoded by the coding sequence ATGACAATTACTCCCCAAAATCTTAAAGAGTTGCAGCAGGAATATGCTGCGCGTTTATCAGAACCTAGTGTCCGTCATTTGTTCATATGCGGCGGTACGGGCTGCCATGCCACCGGCAGTCTGAAAGTAAAAGCTGCTCTGCATGAAGAAATTGAAAAGCACGGTCTGGAAGATACTGTCCGTATTGTTGAAACTGGCTGTAACGGATTTTGTGCTCTTGGCCCATTAATGGTCGTACATCCTGATAATGTGTTTTATCAGAAAATGACCAGAGATGATGTTGCAGAAATTGTTAGCGAGCACCTCGTTAACAATAATCCGATTGAACGCCTCATGTATAAAGATCCGCAATCCAAAAAGCGGGTTCCCCTGTTTTCTGATATTCCTTTCTTTGCGTTGCAGAAGCCTTGGACGCTACGCAACAAAGGCATAATCAACCCTGAGTCTATTGAAGACTATATCGGTCGCGAAGGCTACATTGGCCTTACTAAGGCGCTCCTTGAAATGCAGCCGTCTGAGATTATCGATGAAATGAAAGCTTCCGGTATCCGTGGGCGTGGTGGCGCCGGTTTTCCAACCGGTATGAAGTGGTCGTTTGCGGCGCAGAATGACAGTGACATGAAGTATGTCCTTTGTAATGCGGACGAAGGTGACCCAGGTGCGTTTATGGACCGAAGTATTCTGGAAGCTGACCCACATGCAGTTCTTGAAGGAATGACCATTGCGGCTCGCGCGATAAATGCAACTGAAGGCTATATCTACTGTCGTTCTGAATATCCGCTTGCCATTAAGCGCGTGCAGATCGCTATTGATCAGGCTCGCGAGATGGGGCTGCTTGGTGAGAATATTTTAGGTACAGACTTTTCGTTTGATATCTTTATTTATCAGGGCGCAGGAGCGTTCGTGTGTGGCGAGGAAACTGCGCTTATGCGTTCTATTGAAGGAAAGCGTGGTATGCCTATCCCTCGTCCACCTTTCCCAGCCGCACAAGGGCTTTGGAAAAAGCCAACTATCCTTAACAACGTAGAAACGCTCGCCAATGTTGCCCAGATAATGGTTAACGGCGGTAAATGGTACTCCTCTGTGGGAACAGAAAACAGTAAGGGGACCAAAGTGTTTGCGCTATCGGGCGATGTAAACAACATCGGGCTTGTTGAAGTGCCTATGGGGACTTCATTACGTTCGATTGTATATGATATCGGTGGCGGCATTCCTAAGAAACGTAAACTCAAAGCAGTGCAGCTTGGCGGTCCTTCAGGTGGGTGTATTCCTGAAAAATATATGGATGTCGTTGTAGACTATGAAGAGATCGCCAAAGTCGGTGCCATCATGGGTTCCGGCGGCGTTATCGTAATGGACGACAAAACCTGCATGGTTGATATGGCGCGCTTCTTTCTTGAATTTATTCAGGAAGAATCCTGCGGCAAATGTACTCCATGTCGTGAGGGCACCCGTAGACAGTTGGAAATTCTGGAGCGTATTTGTGAAGGGCATGGCAAACCAGAGGATATTGCTCTTATTGAAGAATTATCCGGAATGATCACCAGTTCTGCTTTATGTGGACTGGGACAGACTGCATCCAATCCTGTTCTTTCTGTACTTCGTCATTTCCGTGATGAATTTGAAGCGCATATCTATGAGAAGAAATGTCCTGCCAAACGCTGTCCTGCCTTGGTGGACTTCAAGGTTAGTGAAGAGCGTTGTAAAAAGTGCGGTAAATGTGCGTCCGTTTGTCCTGTCGGGGCAGTGGAATGGAAAAAGAAAGAAGTTGCAAAAATTAATACGGAATTATGTGTGCAGTGTATGAGCTGCTACACTGCGTGTCCGTTTGATGCCATAGATTAG